Proteins encoded by one window of Myripristis murdjan chromosome 1, fMyrMur1.1, whole genome shotgun sequence:
- the cdkn2a/b gene encoding cyclin-dependent kinase 4 inhibitor B translates to MTMTLEDDLASAAARGNTEEVEDLLRRGVDVNRLNSFGRTPLQVMMMGSTPVAQLLLRRGADPNVADRCTGATPLHDAARTGFVDTVRLLVQHNGDPQARDNKNCRPVDLAREQGHKDVVAFLESL, encoded by the exons ATGACAATGACTCTTGAAGATGATctagcatcagcagcagcgaGGGGCAACACCGAGGAGGTCGAGGATCTTCTCCGGAGAGGGGTGGACGTCAACAGGCTGAATAGCTTTGGACGGACGCCGCTGCAG gtgatgatgatgggcAGCACGCCGGTGGCTCAGTTGTTACTGAGGCGGGGAGCGGATCCTAACGTGGCGGACAGATGCACCGGCGCGACCCCGCTGCACGACGCGGCCAGGACGGGCTTTGTGGACACGGTGCGGCTGCTGGTGCAACACAACGGCGACCCGCAAGCCAGAGACAACAAAAACTGTCGGCCTGTCGATTTGGCCAGAGAGCAGGGCCATAAAGATGTAGTGGCGTTTCTGGAGTCGCTGTAA